A window of Vicinamibacteria bacterium genomic DNA:
GTCGGCCGACGCATGGCCTACGGCACGAATCCCGACACCGAAACCGAGTGGATGACCGTCGTCGGCGTGGTCGGTGACGTCCGGCAGCTGGGACCCGATCGCGGCATTCGTCCGAAGACGTTTCTCCCTCTTCGCCAAAATCCCACCCGTTTCATGACGGTTCTGTTTCGCTCGCCGCTTTCGCCCGAGTCGCTCTTTCCCGCCATGAGGGAGGCTATCTGGCAGCGCGACGATCGGATCCCGGTGGCGGGCGTCGAAACGGTCGCGTCGATCCTCGATGAGCGTCTGGCGGGGCGCCGGCACAACACGTTCGTGCTCGGTCTGTTCGCGGGAGCGGCCGTCTTTCTCGCCGCCATCGGCGTCTACGGCGTTCTCGCCTACTCCGTTTCACAGCGCTCGCAAGAGCTCGGTGTTCGCATGGCGTTCGGAGCGAGAGCGTGGGACGTTGCGATGCTCGTCTGGAAAGACGGCGCCGCGCTTCTCGCAATCGGGCTCGTGATCGGAGGGCTCGGGCTTTTCCCGCTGAAGCGACTCCTCGCCGGCCTCCTGTTCGGGGTCGGACCGTTCGACCCCCTTGCGTTGATGGCGTCGAGCGTGCTTCTTGCGTTGTGCGCTTTCGTCGCGTGCGCGGTGCCCGCACTTCGCGCGGCCACGACCGATCCGGTCCGCGCGCTCAGAGAATGAGTGGCGCTGTCCCTAGGGGAGTTGGATCGAAACCGCGCCATGGGTTTCGTTGCAAAGTTTCGCGCGATCTTGCGAGACAATATGAAGAAGCTGTGGTGGCCGGTAGACGACGGGTCCCGCCACGGCATTGAGCAAGAAAGATGAAAGACTCTTCGAGCGAACCCATCGACGAGACGGTCGTTCAGGACGACGCTCAGCGCGCCGATTCGAAGGATCGCAGCGAAGCCCCTCTGAATCCCGAAGCGCCAGGCTACGCGGTCGAAAGGCGCCTTGGCTCGGGCTCTTACGGCGAGGTCTGGCTCGCCACGCACGAGAACACCGGCCGAAAGGTCGCCATCAAGTTCTTCTCCCGCTACAAGGGTCTCGATTGGCCGCTGCTCAAGAGAGAAGTGGAAAAGCTCGTCGAAGTGCTGAGCGAACGGCGCGTCGTGCATCTGCTGCAGGTCGGCTGGGACGCCGACCCGCCGTACTACGTCATGGAGTACCTTCCCGGAGGCTCGCTCGCCGAACGGCTAGCGGGAAGCGCGCTTTCGATTCGAGAAGCCGTCGACGTCTTCCGCGAGGTCGCCGAAGCGCTCGTTTACCTGCATGGAAAGGCCATCCTTCACTGCGATCTGAAACCCGCGAACGTGCTGCTCGACGACCGCAACCAGATACGTCTCGCCGACTTCGGCCAGGCCCGGCTCAGCAGTGAGACCGGTCCGGCCTTGGGGACGCTCTTTTATATGGCGCCGGAACAGACCGAACATGGCGCCCGGCCCGACGTGCGCTCCGACATCTATTCCCTGGGTGCTCTGGTCTTTACCATGCTGACGGGCAAGCCACCTTACTCGACGGAAACGGCGAGTGACGAGCTGGCGAGCAGCCGCTCCACCCGCGAACGTATCGAGAGATACCGGAGGCTCATCGCGGAATCGCCGGCCCCGTCGAGCCATCATCACATCGAAGGAGCGGATCGGACTCTCGTCGAGATCGTCGATCGCTGCCTGAAGAAGGATCCCGAGGAGCGTTTTCAGAACGTTCCTCAGGTGCTGGAGGCTCTCGATTCACGGGAACGGCAAAAGACTCGCAAACCCCTGGTCGTCCTCGGTGTCCTGGGGCCCCTCGCGCTCCTCGTCGCCCTCGCGGGTGTCGGCGTGTGGGCGCGCTATCAGGCCGCCTCCCGCGCGACCGAAGCGCTGACCGCGCAAACGCTCGCGAGCGCCTCGGGCTACGTCGAGCTCATTGGCGCGGTCGTCGATCAGAATTTGTCCGCGGTGCAACGAAGGGTGGAGAGAGAATCCGAGCAGCCGGAGCTCCGAAAGCTCCTGAGCGAACGGGCGAGCGAAGTCGCCTTGCAGCGCTACATCGAGGGGCTGTACGACGATTATCGCGAACGCTACTTTCACAACTGGGTGCTTGCCGACGAAAACGCCGTGGTCGTCGCCCGGGCGCCGTTCGATGAGCGCGTCGTGGGCGCGCGCTACGCCTATCGCGAATGGTTTACCGGGGTCGAGGACGTCGACCCGGAGCGCGCCGATCCGATCGCGAGGCCGAGAAGGACGACGGGCATC
This region includes:
- a CDS encoding ABC transporter permease; protein product: IGRFYETVIDDLAALPGVERVAAASGFLGGTLSGASPFTIEGRAVDKNDIEAAFIASVSPGYFSTAGIPLLQGRDFDSGDDEDGARVVIVNRTMAEKYWPGVSPVGRRMAYGTNPDTETEWMTVVGVVGDVRQLGPDRGIRPKTFLPLRQNPTRFMTVLFRSPLSPESLFPAMREAIWQRDDRIPVAGVETVASILDERLAGRRHNTFVLGLFAGAAVFLAAIGVYGVLAYSVSQRSQELGVRMAFGARAWDVAMLVWKDGAALLAIGLVIGGLGLFPLKRLLAGLLFGVGPFDPLALMASSVLLALCAFVACAVPALRAATTDPVRALRE
- a CDS encoding serine/threonine protein kinase, producing MKDSSSEPIDETVVQDDAQRADSKDRSEAPLNPEAPGYAVERRLGSGSYGEVWLATHENTGRKVAIKFFSRYKGLDWPLLKREVEKLVEVLSERRVVHLLQVGWDADPPYYVMEYLPGGSLAERLAGSALSIREAVDVFREVAEALVYLHGKAILHCDLKPANVLLDDRNQIRLADFGQARLSSETGPALGTLFYMAPEQTEHGARPDVRSDIYSLGALVFTMLTGKPPYSTETASDELASSRSTRERIERYRRLIAESPAPSSHHHIEGADRTLVEIVDRCLKKDPEERFQNVPQVLEALDSRERQKTRKPLVVLGVLGPLALLVALAGVGVWARYQAASRATEALTAQTLASASGYVELIGAVVDQNLSAVQRRVERESEQPELRKLLSERASEVALQRYIEGLYDDYRERYFHNWVLADENAVVVARAPFDERVVGARYAYREWFTGVEDVDPERADPIARPRRTTGITLAFESTAAGNPILVSVSSPVLSEGGTIGVLAATLHLDTFNQWLADAEGPPNETGCPTRFAVLLNRGQLVRHPCPDEDSPRLPLARQAYFETPVVRRLMDAGRVEDYRDPLRPGRGFFAASLRLGSNADWAAIVQHDRTAALSPLTELVSEFTTLGRIAAGFGLLLVMTLWALLFRLTRTRF